The uncultured Desulfatiglans sp. DNA window CAGCCGCTCCGGACTGGCGACTTCGACGGCGGCACGCAACTCGGCATGGCCGATGGGCGCGCTCTCGAAGGCGGAGAAGAAGCCGAGAAGCGCCAGGTTGGTGGACAGGGGCGAGCCGAGGTCCATGGCGGTCCTCTGGGCGGGGAATGCCCTGCACACAGCCCCGAGACGGTCGAGATAGGCCTGGACCTCGGGCCGTATACTGCTGCCGGGGGCATCGAGATAAAGACGGCCCTCGGCCCGCAGGAAGGGCAGGGTGCGATACCCTTCGCTCTCGTCCAGGGCCAGCAGAAAATGGGCCTTCCCTTCGGGCACGAGGCTGCTTTGGACTGGCCCTAGCCTCAAATGCGAGACGACCGAACCTCCCCGCTGGGCCATGCCGTGGGTCTCCGCGCCCATCACCTCGAAGCCCTTCGCAAGCGCCGCCTGCGCGAGCAGTTTCGTCATGAACAGGATTCCCTGTCCACCGAGGCCGCTCAGAACGATGTTGACCGGATTGACTGCTGTTTCCACCTCGCTATACCTCCTTTATGGCGCCCTTGGGGCAGACCTGGATGCATACCCCGCAGCCCGTGCAAAG harbors:
- a CDS encoding putative indolepyruvate ferredoxin oxidoreductase, beta subunit (Evidence 3 : Putative function from multiple computational evidences), yielding METAVNPVNIVLSGLGGQGILFMTKLLAQAALAKGFEVMGAETHGMAQRGGSVVSHLRLGPVQSSLVPEGKAHFLLALDESEGYRTLPFLRAEGRLYLDAPGSSIRPEVQAYLDRLGAVCRAFPAQRTAMDLGSPLSTNLALLGFFSAFESAPIGHAELRAAVEVASPERLKDANLTVFDAGYLKGLESYA